The proteins below come from a single Oncorhynchus keta strain PuntledgeMale-10-30-2019 chromosome 32, Oket_V2, whole genome shotgun sequence genomic window:
- the LOC127914543 gene encoding neurexophilin-1-like isoform X2, whose translation MLQSKSRAANATSLELPYRSPIPFSKQEFWEMLGSDLMKPDTSTSSRVKRRPIVKTGKFKKMFGWGDFYSNIKTVRLNLLITGKIVDHGNGTFSVYFRHNSTGQGNISVSLVPPVKAVEFDLERQSVVYPKDSKIFNCRVDYEKVDRSKRTSLCNYDPSKTCFQEQTQSHVSWICSKPFKVICIYISFYSTDYRLVQKVCPDYNYHNEMPYLPSG comes from the coding sequence ATGCTCCAGAGTAAAAGTCGGGCAGCCAATGCCACCTCCCTGGAGCTGCCCTACCGCTCACCCATACCCTTCTCCAAGCAGGAGTTCTGGGAGATGCTGGGTAGTGACCTGATGAAGCCAGACACCTCCACTTCCTCCCGCGTCAAACGCCGGCCCATCGTCAAGACGGGCAAGTTCAAGAAGATGTTTGGCTGGGGAGACTTTTACTCTAATATCAAGACGGTGCGCCTCAACCTGCTGATTACCGGCAAGATCGTGGACCATGGCAACGGAACGTTCAGCGTCTACTTCCGCCACAACTCCACGGGCCAGGGCAACATCTCAGTCAGCCTGGTGCCGCCGGTCAAGGCGGTGGAGTTTGACCTGGAGCGCCAGAGCGTGGTCTACCCCAAGGACTCTAAGATCTTCAACTGCCGCGTGGACTATGAGAAGGTGGACCGCAGCAAGCGCACGTCGCTGTGCAACTACGACCCGTCCAAGACCTGCTTCCAGGAGCAGACACAGAGCCATGTCTCCTGGATCTGTTCCAAGCCCTTCAAGGTCATCTGTATCTACATCTCCTTCTACAGTACAGACTACCGCCTGGTCCAGAAGGTCTGCCCGGACTACAACTACCACAACGAGATGCCCTACCTGCCCTCGGGCTAG
- the LOC127914543 gene encoding neurexophilin-1-like isoform X1, translating to MRSNHGFILLLLNGTACLLALGQEDDSPSPKSSSADGSSSKTVGLLGSQTPLSPLSRWMLQSKSRAANATSLELPYRSPIPFSKQEFWEMLGSDLMKPDTSTSSRVKRRPIVKTGKFKKMFGWGDFYSNIKTVRLNLLITGKIVDHGNGTFSVYFRHNSTGQGNISVSLVPPVKAVEFDLERQSVVYPKDSKIFNCRVDYEKVDRSKRTSLCNYDPSKTCFQEQTQSHVSWICSKPFKVICIYISFYSTDYRLVQKVCPDYNYHNEMPYLPSG from the exons ATGCGTTCCAACCACGGCTTTATCTTGCTTCTCCTTAACGGAACAGCGTGCTTG CTGGCCCTGGGTCAAGAAGATGACTCTCCAAGCCCCAAGAGCTCCTCAGCAGACGGGTCGTCCTCTAAGACGGTGGGTCTCCTGGGGAGTCAGACTCCCCTTTCCCCCCTGAGTCGCTGGATGCTCCAGAGTAAAAGTCGGGCAGCCAATGCCACCTCCCTGGAGCTGCCCTACCGCTCACCCATACCCTTCTCCAAGCAGGAGTTCTGGGAGATGCTGGGTAGTGACCTGATGAAGCCAGACACCTCCACTTCCTCCCGCGTCAAACGCCGGCCCATCGTCAAGACGGGCAAGTTCAAGAAGATGTTTGGCTGGGGAGACTTTTACTCTAATATCAAGACGGTGCGCCTCAACCTGCTGATTACCGGCAAGATCGTGGACCATGGCAACGGAACGTTCAGCGTCTACTTCCGCCACAACTCCACGGGCCAGGGCAACATCTCAGTCAGCCTGGTGCCGCCGGTCAAGGCGGTGGAGTTTGACCTGGAGCGCCAGAGCGTGGTCTACCCCAAGGACTCTAAGATCTTCAACTGCCGCGTGGACTATGAGAAGGTGGACCGCAGCAAGCGCACGTCGCTGTGCAACTACGACCCGTCCAAGACCTGCTTCCAGGAGCAGACACAGAGCCATGTCTCCTGGATCTGTTCCAAGCCCTTCAAGGTCATCTGTATCTACATCTCCTTCTACAGTACAGACTACCGCCTGGTCCAGAAGGTCTGCCCGGACTACAACTACCACAACGAGATGCCCTACCTGCCCTCGGGCTAG